A stretch of Enterobacter cloacae complex sp. ECNIH7 DNA encodes these proteins:
- a CDS encoding MFS transporter, giving the protein MNTTTAAHAVSRWVILMLAIGAGFSVASIYYAQPLLPLMGADLHLSIEGMGLVPTLTQAGYALGILFLLPLGDRHDRRTLILIKSAALALFLLGCSLTGQIHSLLLASLLIGMAATMAQDIVPAAAILAPEGKQGKTVGTVMTGLLMGILLSRTVSGVVSEAFGWRVMYQLAAASIAFIGVMMWFVLPRFAIHSTLSYPALMRSMEHLWRRYPALRRAALAQGFLSIAFSAFWSTLAVMLLERYHLGSAVAGGFGIAGAAGALAAPLAGGLADKLGAGKVTQLGAVLVTVSFALMFLMPALGVHGQLILIAISAVGFDLGLQSSLVAHQNLVYSLEPQARGRLNALLFTVVFIGMALGSALGSNIYSLAGWTGVVALATVCGVIALAIRLIESARVTSASAEVA; this is encoded by the coding sequence ATGAACACAACAACCGCCGCCCATGCCGTGAGCCGCTGGGTAATCTTAATGCTGGCGATCGGTGCAGGTTTCAGCGTGGCATCTATCTATTATGCCCAGCCTCTGCTGCCGCTGATGGGTGCAGACCTTCATCTGAGTATCGAAGGAATGGGCCTGGTTCCGACGCTCACCCAGGCGGGATATGCCCTGGGGATCCTGTTCCTGCTGCCGCTCGGCGATCGCCACGACCGCAGGACGTTAATCCTGATAAAGAGTGCGGCGCTGGCGCTGTTTCTTCTCGGCTGTAGCCTGACCGGGCAGATCCACTCTCTGCTGCTGGCAAGCCTGCTCATCGGCATGGCCGCCACCATGGCACAGGATATCGTCCCTGCCGCAGCCATCCTTGCGCCGGAAGGTAAACAGGGGAAAACCGTGGGCACGGTAATGACCGGGCTGCTGATGGGTATCTTATTATCCAGAACCGTGAGCGGCGTGGTGAGCGAAGCGTTTGGCTGGCGCGTCATGTACCAGCTGGCGGCGGCGAGCATTGCGTTCATCGGGGTGATGATGTGGTTTGTGCTTCCCCGTTTTGCCATTCACTCTACGCTTAGCTACCCCGCTCTGATGCGCTCAATGGAACATCTCTGGCGTCGCTATCCGGCGCTGCGCCGTGCGGCGCTGGCTCAGGGTTTTCTGTCGATTGCCTTTAGCGCCTTCTGGTCTACGCTTGCGGTCATGCTGCTGGAACGCTATCACCTGGGGAGTGCCGTAGCGGGTGGTTTTGGTATTGCAGGTGCCGCCGGTGCGTTAGCTGCCCCGCTGGCAGGGGGTCTGGCAGACAAACTGGGCGCAGGAAAAGTCACGCAGCTTGGTGCCGTTCTTGTGACCGTATCATTCGCCCTGATGTTCCTGATGCCCGCGCTGGGCGTTCATGGACAGCTGATTCTGATCGCCATCTCCGCCGTTGGGTTCGACCTGGGTCTGCAGTCCAGCCTGGTCGCTCACCAGAACCTGGTATATAGCCTTGAACCGCAGGCGCGGGGCCGTCTCAACGCCCTGCTCTTTACGGTGGTCTTTATCGGGATGGCGCTGGGTTCCGCGTTAGGCAGCAATATTTACTCGCTGGCCGGCTGGACGGGCGTGGTCGCGCTGGCGACGGTCTGTGGCGTCATTGCGCTGGCAATCCGTCTGATAGAAAGCGCACGAGTCACCTCCGCATCAGCAGAAGTTGCATAA
- a CDS encoding LysR substrate-binding domain-containing protein, with protein sequence MRTFVRIVEAGSLSAAARQLATTQATVSRRLQSLETMLGVRLILRTTHTTRLTDDGERCYQHARRVIDSWLALEDEVGQTEDEPVGVLRVRAPHAFGQDQLLKPVTEFLQRYPQLSIEWMLNDRSADFLGDNLDCAIRVGVEVDPATVSVLLAEVPRSVVASPALLARFPTVITPEDLQQFPWIAISSFYQRHVELFHDASPATARVAITPRLSTDSLYVARNTALTGLGVAVVSSWTVQDDIREGRLVHLLPDWQPAALPVHLVYPWSRYYPARLRRFLELMRQVMPEVTGMRKPVQQP encoded by the coding sequence ATGCGGACGTTTGTTCGTATCGTTGAGGCGGGCTCCCTCTCAGCGGCGGCGCGGCAGCTGGCCACTACCCAGGCCACGGTAAGCAGACGGTTACAGTCGCTTGAGACCATGCTGGGCGTGCGCCTGATTTTGCGCACCACCCACACGACGCGGCTGACGGATGACGGCGAGCGCTGCTATCAGCACGCCCGTCGGGTGATTGACAGCTGGCTGGCGCTGGAAGATGAGGTGGGGCAGACGGAAGATGAGCCGGTAGGCGTGCTGCGGGTGCGCGCTCCGCACGCGTTTGGCCAGGACCAGCTTCTGAAACCCGTAACCGAGTTTTTGCAACGCTATCCGCAGCTTTCGATTGAGTGGATGCTCAACGATCGGTCGGCGGACTTTCTCGGCGACAACCTTGACTGTGCGATTCGGGTGGGCGTGGAAGTCGATCCGGCGACCGTGTCCGTGCTGCTGGCCGAAGTGCCGCGCTCGGTAGTGGCTTCACCGGCGCTGCTGGCCCGTTTTCCGACGGTCATCACGCCGGAGGATTTGCAGCAGTTTCCCTGGATAGCGATCAGCTCTTTCTACCAGCGCCATGTGGAGCTGTTCCACGATGCATCACCCGCCACCGCGCGAGTGGCGATTACCCCGCGCCTCAGCACCGATAGTCTGTATGTCGCACGCAATACGGCGCTCACCGGGCTTGGCGTGGCGGTGGTATCCAGCTGGACGGTACAGGATGATATTCGGGAAGGGCGGCTGGTGCATTTGCTGCCAGACTGGCAGCCAGCGGCGTTACCGGTGCATCTTGTTTACCCCTGGTCCCGCTATTATCCGGCACGCTTGCGGCGTTTTCTGGAGTTGATGCGGCAGGTCATGCCTGAGGTGACCGGAATGAGAAAGCCCGTACAGCAGCCATAA
- the rne gene encoding ribonuclease E — translation MKRMLINATQQEELRVALVDGQRLYDLDIESPGHEQKKANIYKGKITRIEPSLEAAFVDYGAERHGFLPLKEIAREYFPANYNAHGRPNIKDVLREGQEVIVQIDKEERGNKGAALTTFISLAGSYLVLMPNNPRAGGISRRIEGDDRTELKEALASLELPDGMGLIVRTAGVGKSAEALQWDLSFRLKHWEAIQKAAESRPAPFLIHQESNVIVRAFRDYLRQDIGEILIDNPKVLELARQHIAALGRPDFTSKIKLYTGEIPLFSHYQIESQIESAFQREVRLPSGGSIVIDTTEALTAIDINSARATRGGDIEETAYNTNLEAADEIARQLRLRDLGGLIVIDFIDMTPVRHQRAVENRLREAVRQDRARIQISHISRFGLLEMSRQRLSPSLGESSHHVCPRCSGTGTVRDNESLSLSILRLIEEEALKENTKEVHAIVPVPVASYLLNEKRAAVSAIEARQGGVRCIIVPNDQMQTPHYHVLRVRKGEETTTLSYLLPKLHEEEMSLPSDEEPAERKLPEQPALATFIMPEAPPEAALEKPAAKPAAQKPEAAVAKAQPAQPGLLSRFFGALKKMFAEEEVQPEQPKEEPKAAKPERQQDRRKRQNNRRDRNDRSDRNDRSERRDNRDNRSENNEGREQREDNRRNRREKQQQNVEDREIRQQAGDESEKSKQRDDQQPRRERNRRRNDEKRQAQQEVKNLNREEPVEQQDGEQEERTQVMPRRKQRQLSQKVRFASEATEESGAIAVETSESTTGTQLAKVDLPAVVENNVEQDDNGENRDNAGMPRRSRRSPRHLRVSGQRRRRYRDERYPTQSPMPLTIACASPEMASGKVWIRYPVARPEQVVEEQPVTEEVIVPAAAVEAVVTEAATVVEPEVVEPEVVEAEAPHAVEVETTHPEVIAAPVDAAPQLIAEEDAVVAEEVAEESEPVAAVENTPETLIETTTEEVVQDVEIQVEPVVEEAKAPEVKPEPVVSAPAAAHVATAPMTRAPAPDYVPEAPRHSDWVRPAFSFDGKGAAGGHSATHQATAPATRPQSVE, via the coding sequence ATGAAAAGAATGTTAATCAACGCAACTCAGCAAGAAGAGTTGCGTGTCGCCCTTGTGGATGGGCAGCGCCTGTACGATCTGGATATCGAAAGTCCTGGACACGAACAGAAAAAAGCGAACATTTACAAAGGTAAAATCACCCGCATTGAACCAAGCCTTGAAGCTGCATTTGTCGATTACGGTGCTGAGCGTCATGGTTTCCTCCCTCTGAAAGAAATCGCCCGCGAATATTTCCCCGCAAACTACAACGCCCATGGCCGCCCAAACATCAAAGATGTTCTGCGTGAAGGTCAGGAAGTTATCGTTCAGATTGATAAAGAAGAGCGTGGCAACAAAGGTGCCGCGCTGACCACCTTTATCAGCCTCGCAGGGAGCTATCTGGTTCTGATGCCTAACAACCCGCGTGCGGGTGGCATCTCTCGCCGTATCGAAGGTGATGACCGTACCGAGCTGAAAGAAGCGCTGGCAAGCCTCGAACTGCCTGACGGCATGGGGCTTATCGTGCGTACCGCAGGCGTTGGCAAATCAGCCGAAGCGCTGCAGTGGGACCTGAGCTTCCGTCTGAAGCACTGGGAAGCCATTCAGAAAGCAGCTGAAAGCCGCCCTGCTCCGTTCCTGATCCACCAGGAAAGCAACGTTATTGTGCGTGCCTTCCGTGATTACCTGCGTCAGGACATCGGTGAGATTCTGATCGATAACCCAAAAGTGCTTGAGCTGGCGCGCCAGCACATCGCCGCGCTGGGTCGTCCGGATTTCACCAGCAAAATTAAACTGTACACCGGCGAAATCCCGCTGTTCAGCCACTATCAGATCGAATCCCAGATTGAGTCCGCCTTCCAGCGTGAAGTGCGTCTGCCATCCGGCGGTTCTATCGTTATCGATACCACTGAAGCGCTGACCGCTATCGACATCAACTCCGCGCGTGCAACGCGCGGTGGCGATATCGAAGAGACCGCCTACAACACTAACCTCGAAGCCGCTGATGAAATCGCCCGCCAGCTCCGCCTGCGCGACCTGGGTGGTCTGATTGTTATCGACTTCATCGACATGACCCCTGTTCGCCACCAGCGTGCGGTTGAAAACCGTCTGCGCGAAGCGGTGCGTCAGGACAGGGCGCGTATCCAGATTAGCCATATCTCACGCTTTGGCCTGCTGGAGATGTCCCGTCAGCGTCTGAGCCCGTCTCTCGGCGAGTCCAGCCATCACGTTTGTCCGCGCTGCTCCGGCACCGGTACCGTGCGTGATAACGAATCGCTGTCCCTCTCCATTCTGCGTCTGATTGAAGAAGAAGCGCTAAAAGAGAACACCAAAGAGGTTCACGCCATTGTGCCGGTGCCCGTTGCCTCTTACCTGCTTAACGAAAAACGTGCAGCGGTAAGTGCGATTGAAGCGCGTCAGGGTGGCGTTCGCTGCATCATCGTGCCAAACGACCAGATGCAGACCCCACACTATCACGTGCTGCGCGTGCGTAAGGGCGAAGAGACGACCACTCTCAGCTACCTGCTGCCGAAGCTGCATGAAGAAGAGATGTCCCTGCCTTCCGATGAAGAGCCAGCCGAGCGCAAACTGCCAGAGCAGCCTGCGTTAGCGACCTTCATCATGCCTGAAGCACCACCGGAAGCAGCTCTGGAAAAACCTGCTGCCAAACCTGCAGCGCAGAAACCAGAAGCAGCGGTAGCGAAAGCCCAGCCGGCACAGCCGGGTCTGCTGAGCCGCTTCTTCGGCGCGCTGAAGAAGATGTTTGCTGAAGAAGAAGTTCAGCCAGAGCAGCCGAAAGAAGAGCCAAAAGCAGCCAAGCCAGAGCGTCAGCAGGACCGTCGCAAGCGTCAGAACAACCGCCGCGATCGTAACGACCGCAGCGATCGCAATGACCGCAGCGAGCGTCGTGACAACCGTGACAACCGCTCTGAGAATAACGAAGGCCGTGAGCAACGCGAAGATAACCGTCGCAACCGTCGCGAGAAACAGCAGCAGAATGTTGAAGATCGTGAAATTCGCCAGCAGGCGGGCGATGAGTCTGAGAAGAGCAAACAGCGTGACGACCAGCAGCCGCGCCGTGAACGCAACCGTCGCCGTAACGACGAGAAGCGTCAGGCACAGCAGGAAGTCAAAAACCTGAACCGCGAAGAGCCTGTTGAACAGCAGGACGGCGAGCAGGAAGAACGCACTCAGGTAATGCCGCGTCGTAAGCAGCGCCAGCTTTCTCAGAAAGTTCGCTTCGCCTCTGAAGCAACCGAAGAGTCTGGCGCTATCGCGGTTGAAACCAGCGAGAGCACAACCGGCACGCAGCTGGCGAAAGTTGACCTGCCAGCGGTCGTTGAAAACAACGTTGAGCAGGATGATAACGGTGAAAACCGTGATAACGCCGGTATGCCGCGCCGTTCACGCCGTTCTCCACGTCATCTGCGCGTCAGCGGCCAGCGCCGTCGTCGCTATCGTGACGAGCGTTACCCGACTCAGTCGCCAATGCCGCTGACTATTGCCTGTGCTTCGCCAGAAATGGCGTCCGGCAAAGTCTGGATCCGTTACCCGGTTGCTCGCCCGGAGCAGGTTGTTGAAGAACAGCCTGTAACCGAAGAGGTGATTGTACCAGCAGCCGCGGTAGAAGCTGTCGTGACTGAAGCGGCAACCGTGGTTGAACCTGAGGTTGTTGAACCTGAGGTTGTTGAAGCTGAAGCCCCTCACGCAGTGGAAGTAGAGACCACCCATCCAGAAGTGATTGCCGCGCCGGTTGATGCAGCACCGCAGCTTATCGCCGAAGAAGATGCCGTGGTGGCTGAGGAAGTCGCTGAAGAGTCTGAACCTGTAGCCGCAGTGGAAAACACCCCCGAAACCCTGATTGAAACCACCACTGAAGAAGTTGTTCAGGACGTTGAGATTCAGGTTGAACCGGTTGTCGAAGAAGCGAAAGCGCCTGAGGTGAAACCTGAGCCGGTTGTTTCTGCACCAGCCGCAGCCCACGTGGCGACAGCACCAATGACGCGCGCCCCGGCACCGGATTACGTGCCTGAAGCCCCGCGTCACAGTGACTGGGTACGCCCGGCGTTCAGCTTCGACGGTAAAGGCGCTGCAGGCGGCCACAGTGCAACGCATCAGGCGACTGCACCGGCGACGCGTCCGCAGTCTGTCGAATAA
- the rluC gene encoding 23S rRNA pseudouridine(955/2504/2580) synthase RluC has product MKTETPAVKMVAIAEDDAGQRIDNFLRTQLKGVPKSMIYRILRKGEVRVNKKRVKPEYKLEAGDEVRIPPVRVAEREEETVSPKLQKVAALSDVILYEDDHILVLNKPSGTAVHGGSGLSFGVIEGLRALRPEARFLELVHRLDRDTSGVLLVAKKRSALRSLHEQLREKGMQKDYLALVRGQWQSHVKVVQAPLLKNILQSGERIVRVSQEGKPSETRFKVEERYEFATLVRCSPVTGRTHQIRVHTQFAGHPIAFDDRYGDREFDKQLAGTGLSRLFLHAAALKFTHPNTGEVIRIEAPLDEQLKRCLKVLRG; this is encoded by the coding sequence ATGAAAACAGAGACTCCAGCCGTAAAAATGGTTGCCATCGCCGAAGATGACGCGGGGCAACGTATCGATAACTTTTTGCGCACCCAGTTGAAAGGTGTACCAAAGAGCATGATTTACCGCATCCTGCGTAAGGGCGAAGTGCGGGTGAACAAAAAACGCGTGAAGCCCGAGTACAAACTCGAGGCGGGCGATGAAGTGCGTATTCCGCCTGTGCGCGTTGCGGAACGTGAAGAAGAGACCGTTTCACCGAAGCTACAGAAAGTGGCGGCCCTGAGCGATGTGATCCTGTACGAAGATGACCACATTCTGGTGCTCAATAAACCGTCAGGAACAGCTGTTCATGGCGGTAGCGGCCTGAGCTTCGGCGTGATTGAAGGGCTGCGAGCCCTGCGCCCGGAAGCACGCTTCCTTGAACTGGTGCATCGTCTTGACCGTGATACCTCTGGCGTACTGCTGGTGGCGAAAAAGCGTTCTGCGCTGCGTTCGCTGCATGAACAGCTTCGTGAAAAAGGGATGCAGAAAGACTACCTGGCGCTGGTGCGCGGTCAGTGGCAGTCCCATGTAAAAGTAGTGCAGGCGCCGCTGCTGAAGAATATTCTGCAAAGCGGCGAACGTATTGTCCGCGTAAGCCAGGAAGGGAAACCGTCTGAAACGCGCTTTAAGGTTGAAGAGCGCTATGAGTTTGCCACGCTGGTGCGCTGCAGTCCGGTGACAGGTCGTACCCATCAGATCCGCGTGCATACGCAGTTTGCAGGGCACCCAATTGCCTTTGATGACCGCTATGGCGACCGCGAGTTTGATAAGCAGCTGGCGGGGACGGGGCTGTCGCGTCTGTTCCTGCATGCGGCAGCGCTGAAGTTTACCCATCCTA